ACCCACCAGGGAACGAGGAAGAAGCAATTTTGTTTCTTGAAAATATATTGCAGAGGGGGGGACTAAAAGGCGAGGTTTTTTCGCCCGCACCAAAAAGGGCAAACATTCTGGCGCGCATAAAAGGGAAAAAAAGAGGGGGTCCTGTTGTATTGTTGGGCCATGTAGATACTGTCCCAGCCCGTGAGGAAGGCTGGGAGGTGGATCCTTTTGGCGGAGAGCTTAAGGATGGGTTTATATACGGTAGAGGAGCTATTGATATGAAGTCCCAAGTGATATGTCAGCTTCTATCATTTATAAATTTATATAGGGAGGGAATAACACCAGAAAGGGATCTCCTGTTTCTTGCAACCTGTGATGAGGAAATAGGTGGAAAATATGGTGTGGAATACATGTTGGATAAGGTTAAGGAACTTCAGAATGCCTCTTTTGTTTTAAGCGAAGGAGGGTGTATCACGGAAGAGGATGGAGTTTCTCATGCCCAGATCTCTGTCTCTGAAAAAAGGTTGGGTCAGTTTATGATAAAGGCTAAAGGAACAGGTGGCCATGGTTCTATACCCCATAGAGATAATGCAAACGAGAAGGTGGTAAACGCATCAAAGGCAATATTATCATACAACTGGCCATTTAAACCTACCAAAATTGTGAGTGCGTACCTCAATGGTATTTTAAAGGGTAAAAAGGGTAAGGGATTTACCTTCACCAAATTAAAGGAAGCCTTACGTAATGAAAGCTTTAGAAAATTTATTCAGGATAACCCCGTATATAACGCTTTGCTCCGGAACACATTAACACTTACTATATTAAAGGGTGGAGAGAAGGTAAATGTAATACCAACAGAATCTTCAGCTTACTTTGATGCAAGATTATTACCAACAGAAAACCATGAAGGATTTTTTAAAAGAATAAAGAAGTTGTGTGGTGAAGAGGTAGAGGTTATACCCATCGTGAGTGGGATAAGTGACCCTATACCTTCTCACTATAATACACGGTATTTTAGGGGTATATGTCAGGTGATCCGTGAGATAGAAGGACCAATCCCTGCCTTGCCTTTTCTCACAACCGGCGCAACTGATCTACGTTATTTTAGAAATCTCGGTATTTTGGCCTATGGGTTTTTCCCTGTAACCATTTTGAAAGAAGAGCTTTTCAGGATGCATGGAGTAAATGAGAGGATATCGGTTGAAAATCTGAAAGAAGGGTTAAGAGGAACATATGAGATTGTGAAGTTTTTGGCATCTCATGTATAAGCATTTAGCTACTGATCCCGCCTCCGGCGGGATCAGCTATTAGCTTTTAGTACTTAAGGGTATGTTCTATTCTTCTGACTGCTTAAGAGCTAACAGCTGAATGCTTACTAAATAACTTGACAAAGTCAGGAATTTCTGTAGAAAATAATAAGTGAATTTATTAACAAGCCATAAAAGTACAATAAAAATAGCTTGAGGAGAAGGAGGTGAAGCATTTACACTATAAAATTTAGGCGTTATGCCAGATGGGGGAAATATGAAAAAGGTATTGCAGGGAAATAGCGCGATTGCAAGAGGCGCCTGGGAGGCTGGCGTAAAGGTCGCATGTGCCTACCCCGGGACACCAAGCACTGAGATATTACAGGAAATTGCAGACAGCTATCCGGAAATTTATGTTGAATGGTCTACAAATGAAAAGGTGGCCCTTGAGGTAGCAAGCGGGGCTGCAATAGCAGGGGCAAGGGCTATGGCATCTATGAAACATGTGGGATTGAATGTTGCCTCTGACCCGTTCATGACACTTGCCTACACTGGTATTAAAGCAGGCCTGGTTATTGTTGTATGTGATGATCCTAATCTCCATAGTTCACAAAATGAGCAGGATAGCCGGAACTGGGCAAGGTTCGGAAAGGTTCCAATGCTGGAACCATGTGATGCTCAGGAATGTAAGGATTTTACGAAGATTGCATTTGAAATCAGTGAAAGGTTTGATACTCCGGTGCTCTTAAAAGGCGAGACAAGGGTGTCACATTCAGATTCTCCAGTGAAATTGGAGGAAAGAAAAGAAGGGAAGGTGCCATTAGGGCTTGATCCTAAAAATGTCCCAAAGTATGTGATGGTGCCTATAAATGCCCGAGTAAGACGTAAGATTGTTGAAGAGCGGATGAAAAAACTCGAAGCCTATGCAGATAAGTTTAAATATAATAAAATGGAAATAAATAGTCAAAATATCGGGGTTATCTCAAGCGGTGTAGCGTATCTTTATACAAAAGAAGTTTTTCCGGAATATTCTTATCTCAAGCTTGGCATGGTATGGCCACTTCCAAAAAAGATTATTGCAGAGTTTTTCAAGAAGGTAAAAAGGGTCATTGTTGTTGAAGAGCTTGACCCGTTCCTCGAGACAGAGATTAAAGCTATGGGTTATAAAATATTCCATGGGAAAGATGTGATTCCGAATATGTATGAACTTTCTCCAGAGATTGTCGAACAGGCCATAAAAGGAAAGGGTTACAAACCACCAAAGATAAAGGTTAAACCAGCAGACCTGCCAAGAAGACCACCAAATATGTGTGCTGGCTGTTCACACAGGGCGCTGTTCTATTCACTTAAGAAACTCGGCGCTTATGTTTTTGGTGATATCGGCTGCTATACACTTGGTGCAGCCCCACCGCTTAGTGCATTACACTCCTGTATTTGTATGGGCGCAAGCATTGGAGGGGCCCACGGTGCAATGAAGGCACTCGGTAAAGAAGGGCTCGGGAAGGTCTGTGCAGTTATTGGCGACTCTACCTTCCTCCATGGAGGGGTGACACCACTTATGGATGTTGCATATAACAAAGGTAATTCAACCACCATTATTGCTGATAACAGGATAACGGCTATGACGGGTCATCAGGAACACCCGGGAACCGGTTTTACTGTGAGACAGAAATCAACGCATATGGTCGATTATGCGGAACTTGCCAGGGTATTGGGTATAAAAAATGTAAGGAAAATAGACCCCTATAATGTCAAGGAAACCATGCAGGTAGTAAAGGAAGAGCTGGAAAGGGATGAACCCTCGGTGATAGTAACAACAAACAGTCCATGCATTATGCTCAGAAGGGAAAAGAGAAAATTCGCAAACCCCTATTATATGATAGTCACAGATAAATGCAGGGGATGTAAGATGTGCCTTGAGATTGGATGCCCTGCGATAAGCTGGAAAGAGGGGGCAGGAGAAACAAAGGATGGCCATAAGAGAAAAGGGACTGTTATGATAAATAAGGCAGTCTGTGTGGGTTGTGAGCTTTGTGCCCAGGTGTGTAAGTTTGAAGCCATAGTCCCTGGAAAGGTATGAGGAGGTGGATGATGAAAAAGAACGGTAAGGTTACAAATATATTTCTTTCAGGTGTTGGCGGTCAGGGTACAATCCTCGCGAGTAATATTTTAACCGAGGTATTCCTTGATGCGGGCTATGACGTGAAAAAAAGTGAGGTTCACGGAATGGCACAAAGAGGTGGAGATGTTACCACACATTTCAGATTCGGTAAAAAGGTGTATTCCCCGCTCATTAAGTACGGGGATGTAGATTTCCTTCTCTCCTTCGAGCTTCTTGAGGCGCTCAGGTATATAAACTGGGTGAAAGATGGAGGGAAGATAGTGATCAATAAGCAGGAGATCTTCCCGCCTGCAGTAAACCTTGGGCTGGCGCAGTATCCTCAGGATGTTGAGAAAATCTTTAAAAAGTACTTCAAAGAGGATGTTTGTATGGTAAATGGGCAGGAAATAGCTACAAAGCTCGGGAATGTGCAGGCTGCGAATGTGGTATTAATCGGTGCCTTCTCTAATTTCTTCCCTGAAATTAAAGAGGAGAAATGGATAAAGGCAATAAAGGGGCTACTCAAGGAAAAACTGCATGAACTTAACATTAAGGCCTTTAAAGAAGGAAGAAAGGCCCTTTAAAAAAGGGCCTTTCTTTTTTATAGGGATTCCCCTCCTTTCTTTTGTTATTTTTGGTCTATTAAATGTAGTGGTGGTAAGTGCGATGGATGTCTTCTCCCTAAATAATCGTATACAATGTATATTTGAAAAAAGAAAAGATACAGGTGTTGTGGCGGCTCAGATCTGGGTAAGGGTAGGTAGCAAATATGAGCAGTATAAGATTGCTGGCATTACGCACTTTATAGAACATCTTATATTTAAAGGCACAGAGAAGCTGAAAGCCAATGAAATGGCATCGAGGATTGAATCGCTTGGAGGAAGCATCAATGCATTTACCTCCTATGATAATACAGTATACCACATCGTGATACCGAAAAAGGCCTTTGAAGAAGGGCTGGAAATGCTTATAGATGCGGTCAGAAGTCCTTCCTTTCCGGAAGGAGAACTTGCAAAAGAGAAGAAGGTAATATTAGAAGAGATTAAAATGGGTGAGGATGGGCCGCAGAGAAAACTCTTCAAAGAGCTGTTCTCTTTAAGCTATGAAGGAGATCCCTATGGAAGACCCATCATAGGTTATGAGGACACAGTAAAAGGCATAACGAGGGATGATATAAAGAATTATTTCAAAACCCACTACAGACCAGAGAATATGACCTTCGTGATAGTCGGGGATTTTAATGAAAAAAAGGCCAGAGAACTGATAGAGAAGCATGTAGCGGGATATGATGACAAGAACCCCAAAACCCCTGTTGAGAGAAATGTTGGGCAGGAAAAAAGGAAAGACAGGGTTAAGATTATAGAGAAAAATGTCAGGGAAAGCTATCTTGCCTTTTCCTATCCTATCCCGCCTATGGTGCATGAGGACATCCCTTCTCTGGAGGTTTTAGGAACAATTCTGGGAGAAGGGGAGAGCTCCCGTCTCCAGGAGCAATTGAAAAATAAAAAGGGTCTTGTTACGAACATCTCTACGTATCTATTTACACCAAAAGAAGCAGGTCTTTTTATTATCCTTGCAACCTTTAAAGGGAAGGAATATGGTTCAATTACTGAAGAGATTGATGAAGAGGTGAAAAGGCTACTCAGAGACGGGGCTACCGAATGGGAGATAGAGAAGGCAAAGAACATGATAAGGGCATCTTATATTTATGGAGCGGAGACAGCTCAGGGCAGGGCAAGGGAGATAGGGAATTTCCAGACGATAACAGATGATCCACACTTTCTTGATAAATATTTAAGGGGTGTAGATAAGGTTACTAAAGAAGATGTGAAAAGGGTGTTAGTGAAATATATTTCAGGGAAAGATAAGAGTCTTGTTGTGCTATTACCGAAAGGCCATTCTAACCCTCATACATTTGAACTGAATAATGGATTCAAGTACGTAATAAATCGGAATCAGGCGTCACCAAGTTTTTCTTTCAGAATTAGTTTCGTTGGTGGCCTTAAAGAGGAGACGGAAGGTAAAAGCGGTATCTTTAACCTTCTTTCAAAGATGCTACTTAAGGGCACAAAGGACAAAGACGGAGCCACAATTGCGAGGGAAATAGATTTGCTTGCAGGGGACATGTCCCCCTTTAGTGGAAAAAATGTTTTCGGCATGTCAGGCAAATTTCAGAGCAAGGATATAAAAAAGGTTTTTGTTCTCTTAAAGGAATTACTTACCTCAACAATTTTGAAAGAAGAGGAATTAAAAAGGGTCAAAAGAGAGGTACTTTCAGATATAAGGCAAAGGGATGATGACCCTATTACATACACCTTCAGGCGATTTAATGAGGTATTATATGAAGGACATCCCTATGAGGAAGACCCTATTGGGAGAGAGGATGATATAGACAGGATAGAATTGAATGAACTTGAAGGGTTTTACAGGAATTATGTGAGCCCTAAAAATGCGGTTCTCGCTGTATCTGGTGATGTAGATGAAAAAGAACTTGTGAGGCTAATAGATGGACTCTTTTCTGAGTGGAAGGGCAGGGCCAATGTTCTACAAAAAAAGGTACCTGCCATGCCAGTAAAGAGGGAAGTCCATGTAGAGAAAAATATTGTACAGACCCATATGATCTTTGGCTTTTTGGGGCCAGGGATTTTAGACAAAGACAGACATGCGATAGAGGTAATGGATGCAATACTTTCCGGCATGGGTGGCAGAATACATAAGATATTAAGGGAAGAGAAGCCATACGCATATGCATTGACCTTTTTTAATCAAATGGCTTATGAAACAGGCGGAATAGGTATCTATATTGGAACGGATAAAAGGCTTACGAAAGAGGTTGAGCATATTGTCAGGGCTGAAATCGAGAAGATAATAAAGGATGGTTTTACAGATAAGGAAGTTGAGGATGCGAAAAACTATCTTGTCGGGAACCATTATGTAAAGATGCAATCTAACAGCGCCATATCAACGAGTATGTCCCTTGATACTGTGTATGGGCTGAAGCCTGATTACTTCAAGGTGTGGCCTAAGCTTATCGAGATGGTGAAAAAAGAAAATGTGAATATGGTGGCAAAGAAATACCTCTCTCTGGAGAAGATGATTCAGATAACAATAGGCACTCAGGAATGAAGGGGAAACAG
The DNA window shown above is from Pseudomonadota bacterium and carries:
- a CDS encoding M20/M25/M40 family metallo-hydrolase; the encoded protein is MKGQIAKAMMELDRAVRLLREFIRLDTSNPPGNEEEAILFLENILQRGGLKGEVFSPAPKRANILARIKGKKRGGPVVLLGHVDTVPAREEGWEVDPFGGELKDGFIYGRGAIDMKSQVICQLLSFINLYREGITPERDLLFLATCDEEIGGKYGVEYMLDKVKELQNASFVLSEGGCITEEDGVSHAQISVSEKRLGQFMIKAKGTGGHGSIPHRDNANEKVVNASKAILSYNWPFKPTKIVSAYLNGILKGKKGKGFTFTKLKEALRNESFRKFIQDNPVYNALLRNTLTLTILKGGEKVNVIPTESSAYFDARLLPTENHEGFFKRIKKLCGEEVEVIPIVSGISDPIPSHYNTRYFRGICQVIREIEGPIPALPFLTTGATDLRYFRNLGILAYGFFPVTILKEELFRMHGVNERISVENLKEGLRGTYEIVKFLASHV
- the iorA gene encoding indolepyruvate ferredoxin oxidoreductase subunit alpha, with the protein product MKKVLQGNSAIARGAWEAGVKVACAYPGTPSTEILQEIADSYPEIYVEWSTNEKVALEVASGAAIAGARAMASMKHVGLNVASDPFMTLAYTGIKAGLVIVVCDDPNLHSSQNEQDSRNWARFGKVPMLEPCDAQECKDFTKIAFEISERFDTPVLLKGETRVSHSDSPVKLEERKEGKVPLGLDPKNVPKYVMVPINARVRRKIVEERMKKLEAYADKFKYNKMEINSQNIGVISSGVAYLYTKEVFPEYSYLKLGMVWPLPKKIIAEFFKKVKRVIVVEELDPFLETEIKAMGYKIFHGKDVIPNMYELSPEIVEQAIKGKGYKPPKIKVKPADLPRRPPNMCAGCSHRALFYSLKKLGAYVFGDIGCYTLGAAPPLSALHSCICMGASIGGAHGAMKALGKEGLGKVCAVIGDSTFLHGGVTPLMDVAYNKGNSTTIIADNRITAMTGHQEHPGTGFTVRQKSTHMVDYAELARVLGIKNVRKIDPYNVKETMQVVKEELERDEPSVIVTTNSPCIMLRREKRKFANPYYMIVTDKCRGCKMCLEIGCPAISWKEGAGETKDGHKRKGTVMINKAVCVGCELCAQVCKFEAIVPGKV
- a CDS encoding indolepyruvate oxidoreductase subunit beta, giving the protein MMKKNGKVTNIFLSGVGGQGTILASNILTEVFLDAGYDVKKSEVHGMAQRGGDVTTHFRFGKKVYSPLIKYGDVDFLLSFELLEALRYINWVKDGGKIVINKQEIFPPAVNLGLAQYPQDVEKIFKKYFKEDVCMVNGQEIATKLGNVQAANVVLIGAFSNFFPEIKEEKWIKAIKGLLKEKLHELNIKAFKEGRKAL
- a CDS encoding pitrilysin family protein codes for the protein MNLTLRPLKKEERPFKKGPFFFIGIPLLSFVIFGLLNVVVVSAMDVFSLNNRIQCIFEKRKDTGVVAAQIWVRVGSKYEQYKIAGITHFIEHLIFKGTEKLKANEMASRIESLGGSINAFTSYDNTVYHIVIPKKAFEEGLEMLIDAVRSPSFPEGELAKEKKVILEEIKMGEDGPQRKLFKELFSLSYEGDPYGRPIIGYEDTVKGITRDDIKNYFKTHYRPENMTFVIVGDFNEKKARELIEKHVAGYDDKNPKTPVERNVGQEKRKDRVKIIEKNVRESYLAFSYPIPPMVHEDIPSLEVLGTILGEGESSRLQEQLKNKKGLVTNISTYLFTPKEAGLFIILATFKGKEYGSITEEIDEEVKRLLRDGATEWEIEKAKNMIRASYIYGAETAQGRAREIGNFQTITDDPHFLDKYLRGVDKVTKEDVKRVLVKYISGKDKSLVVLLPKGHSNPHTFELNNGFKYVINRNQASPSFSFRISFVGGLKEETEGKSGIFNLLSKMLLKGTKDKDGATIAREIDLLAGDMSPFSGKNVFGMSGKFQSKDIKKVFVLLKELLTSTILKEEELKRVKREVLSDIRQRDDDPITYTFRRFNEVLYEGHPYEEDPIGREDDIDRIELNELEGFYRNYVSPKNAVLAVSGDVDEKELVRLIDGLFSEWKGRANVLQKKVPAMPVKREVHVEKNIVQTHMIFGFLGPGILDKDRHAIEVMDAILSGMGGRIHKILREEKPYAYALTFFNQMAYETGGIGIYIGTDKRLTKEVEHIVRAEIEKIIKDGFTDKEVEDAKNYLVGNHYVKMQSNSAISTSMSLDTVYGLKPDYFKVWPKLIEMVKKENVNMVAKKYLSLEKMIQITIGTQE